One genomic segment of Brassica napus cultivar Da-Ae chromosome A3, Da-Ae, whole genome shotgun sequence includes these proteins:
- the LOC106350741 gene encoding uncharacterized protein LOC106350741 — translation MQDLRIIYLLSRGTENLEEDELVELMLLEEEEFMQRYMHPILEYYKNNFCKNPMNNVWGNGWKIIREQIYSNEISCRTLIRMSSEAFIRLCEVLEKKYGLQESLNIKVDESVAIFLVLCGQNDTQHDIGLRFGHAQETIGRKFHHVLGAMVKLAVDYLRPRTASEFEAISNSLQGDKRYWPYFNGSIGALDGTHVPVMVTPGRDALRFVNRKGTASLNVLGVCDHDMLFTYCFVGMAGSTHDSRVLDTAMRDDPLFPKPPGEKYYLVDSGYANRRGYLAPYRKERKEGTRYHLQDFINCEPPRNSKEMFNRWHASLRSVIERTFGVWKKKWRVLNEFPRYDISTQRNIIFATMGLHNFIRWNKIKDVDFEEATMENSGVHMHQSENDSDDENDVRGNEETSTTVYMKIVRDQIATQLWSDKRLGSRRV, via the coding sequence atgcagGATCTtcgtattatatatttactttctcGTGGAACTGAAAATCTAGAAGAAGATGAGTTAGTGGAGCTTATGTtattggaagaagaagaatttatGCAAAGGTACATGCATCCTATATTAGAGTATTACAAAAACAACTTTTGCAAGAATCCAATGAACAACGTGTGGGGAAATGGTTGGAAAATAATACGGGAACAAATCTACAGCAATGAAATCTCGTGCCGTACTCTTATTCGTATGAGCTCAGAAGCGTTTATCCGTTTATGTGAAGTCCTTGAGAAAAAGTATGGGTTACAAGAGTCGCTTAATATTAAAGTCGATGAGAGTGTTGCAATTTTTCTTGTTCTCTGTGGTCAAAATGACACTCAACATGACATCGGTTTAAGATTCGGTCATGCCCAGGAGACTATAGGTAGAAAGTTTCATCATGTTCTGGGGGCAATGGTAAAATTGGCAGTTGACTACTTACGGCCAAGAACTGCTTCTGAGTTTGAAGCAATATCTAATAGTTTACAAGGAGATAAACGATATTGGCCATATTTTAATGGATCTATCGGGGCTCTTGATGGAACACATGTACCCGTAATGGTGACTCCAGGTCGTGATGCATTACGATTTGTTAACCGGAAAGGAACGGCAAGTCTAAATGTTCTAGGAGTATGTGATCACGATATGCTTTTTACATATTGTTTCGTTGGAATGGCAGGATCAACACATGACTCTAGAGTGCTAGATACCGCTATGCGCGATGATCCGTTGTTTCCTAAACCTCCTGGAGAAAAATATTATCTCGTAGATTCTGGTTATGCAAATAGACGTGGTTATTTAGCTCCATAccgaaaagaaagaaaagaaggtaCTCGATATCATCTTCAAGACTTTATAAATTGCGAGCCTCCAAGAAATAGTAAGGAAATGTTCAATAGATGGCATGCATCATTACGTTCAGTTATTGAACGTACGTTTGGTGTATGGAAGAAAAAGTGGAGGGTTTTAAATGAATTCCCAAGGTACGACATCTCCACACAGAGGAACATTATATTTGCAACAATGGGGCTTCACAATTTTATTAGGTGGAACAAAATTAAAGATGTTGATTTTGAGGAAGCGACTATGGAGAACAGTGGTGTGCATATGCATCAAAGTGAGAATGATTCAGATGATGAAAATGATGTACGAGGAAATGAAGAAACATCAACGACAGTTTATATGAAGATTGTTCGAGATCAGATTGCTACACAACTGTGGTCAGATAAAAGACTTGGCTCCCGTCGAGTATAG
- the LOC106350742 gene encoding uncharacterized protein LOC106350742 isoform X1, producing the protein MIGFDGFPWDSLVLRSDQKMGRTCGAQSESTCHNIQHMTIQGGRHSRTQLDCDLDLIKLSVSGGNRQMRTRCVQCYRSNEVLTYWYKRSCHGTRQMQRIRSSFFGACLIAMETWFILTVVDLQGVHPREGRSLNEVSLNTFKFLVVRFLLQQRREYYGALGDGNRVVKTRNHGNIYLVALDEGFFNKDVRCSWWGFFKKWCIFAMYWFFYKQKAAFLLVYGFSFPGILISSVSSLWFNVLFFTWCSSLAPLLHESKFLFMIILWNKFGFLGLWYGWFNVLFYIWCSSLALQLYESLLIFMIIFWNNIGLHGFWYGGFIIFEKEQTGDTFNGSVKPFGNIEEQVSTMVSSDHKKLGRLAYITRWNMIGT; encoded by the exons ATGATTGGTTTCGATGGATTTCCTTGGGATTCTTTGGTTCTCAGATCAGATCAGAAGATGGGAAGAACATGTGGGGCTCAATCAGAGTCAACTTGCCACAATATACAACACATGACTATACAAGGAGGGCGGCATTCTCGTACACAG TTGGATTGTGACCTCGATCTCATTAAGTTAAGTGTGTCTGGTGGGAACAGACAAATGCGTACCAGATGCGTTCAGTGCTATCGGAGCAATGAGGTATTAACTTATTGGTACAAGCGGTCATGCCATGGGACTAGACAAATGCAGAGGATACGATCAAGCTTTTTTGGTGCTTGTCTGATCGCTATGGAAACATGGTTCATCCTAACTGTAGTTGACCTGCAAGGAGTGCATCCTAGGGAAGGAAGAAGCTTGAATGAGGTCTCTTTAAACACATTCAAATTTCTCGTAGTGAGGTTTCTCTTACAGCAGCGACGAGAATATTATGGAGCACTCGGGGATGGTAATAGAGTTGTGAAAACGAGGAATCATGGGAACATTTATTTGGTGGCATTGGATGAAGGCTTCTTCAATAAGGATGTACGGTGTTCCTGGTGgggcttttttaaaaaatggtgcATATTCGCAATGTATTGGTTTTTCTATAAACAGAAAGCAGCCTTTCTTTTAGTTTATGGTTTTTCATTTCCAGGCATTTTAATAAGCTCTGTGAGCAGTTTATGGTTCAATGTTTTATTCTTTACCTGGTGTTCTAGCTTGGCTCCTCTATTGCATGAGTCAAAGTTCCTCTTTATGATTATTTTGTGGAATAAATTTGGTTTCCTAGGCTTGTGGTATGGGTGGTTCAATGTTCTTTTCTATATCTGGTGTTCAAGCTTGGCTCTTCAGTTGTATGAGTCATTATTAATCTTTATGATTATCTTTTGGAACAATATTGGTTTACATGGCTTCTGGTATGGGGGTTTCATTATTTTTGAGAAGGAACAGACAGGAGATACGTTTAATGGGAGTGTAAAGCCTTTTGGAAATATAGAGGAACAAGTCTCAACTATGGTTTCATCAGACCACAAGAAATTGGGAAGATTGGCCTACATTACGAGATGGAACATGATCGGAACATGA
- the LOC106350742 gene encoding uncharacterized protein LOC106350742 isoform X2 yields the protein MRTRCVQCYRSNEVLTYWYKRSCHGTRQMQRIRSSFFGACLIAMETWFILTVVDLQGVHPREGRSLNEVSLNTFKFLVVRFLLQQRREYYGALGDGNRVVKTRNHGNIYLVALDEGFFNKDVRCSWWGFFKKWCIFAMYWFFYKQKAAFLLVYGFSFPGILISSVSSLWFNVLFFTWCSSLAPLLHESKFLFMIILWNKFGFLGLWYGWFNVLFYIWCSSLALQLYESLLIFMIIFWNNIGLHGFWYGGFIIFEKEQTGDTFNGSVKPFGNIEEQVSTMVSSDHKKLGRLAYITRWNMIGT from the coding sequence ATGCGTACCAGATGCGTTCAGTGCTATCGGAGCAATGAGGTATTAACTTATTGGTACAAGCGGTCATGCCATGGGACTAGACAAATGCAGAGGATACGATCAAGCTTTTTTGGTGCTTGTCTGATCGCTATGGAAACATGGTTCATCCTAACTGTAGTTGACCTGCAAGGAGTGCATCCTAGGGAAGGAAGAAGCTTGAATGAGGTCTCTTTAAACACATTCAAATTTCTCGTAGTGAGGTTTCTCTTACAGCAGCGACGAGAATATTATGGAGCACTCGGGGATGGTAATAGAGTTGTGAAAACGAGGAATCATGGGAACATTTATTTGGTGGCATTGGATGAAGGCTTCTTCAATAAGGATGTACGGTGTTCCTGGTGgggcttttttaaaaaatggtgcATATTCGCAATGTATTGGTTTTTCTATAAACAGAAAGCAGCCTTTCTTTTAGTTTATGGTTTTTCATTTCCAGGCATTTTAATAAGCTCTGTGAGCAGTTTATGGTTCAATGTTTTATTCTTTACCTGGTGTTCTAGCTTGGCTCCTCTATTGCATGAGTCAAAGTTCCTCTTTATGATTATTTTGTGGAATAAATTTGGTTTCCTAGGCTTGTGGTATGGGTGGTTCAATGTTCTTTTCTATATCTGGTGTTCAAGCTTGGCTCTTCAGTTGTATGAGTCATTATTAATCTTTATGATTATCTTTTGGAACAATATTGGTTTACATGGCTTCTGGTATGGGGGTTTCATTATTTTTGAGAAGGAACAGACAGGAGATACGTTTAATGGGAGTGTAAAGCCTTTTGGAAATATAGAGGAACAAGTCTCAACTATGGTTTCATCAGACCACAAGAAATTGGGAAGATTGGCCTACATTACGAGATGGAACATGATCGGAACATGA